One Schistocerca nitens isolate TAMUIC-IGC-003100 chromosome 1, iqSchNite1.1, whole genome shotgun sequence DNA segment encodes these proteins:
- the LOC126199548 gene encoding trypsin-1-like, which produces MMRQTVLVLALAACVLAAELPIRRLPHSGPHRRFGLKHGRIVGGADATLGQFPYQVSLQWVLLGIASHMCGASVASANALVTAGHCADPLFVGHYEAVAGINSLSSDSSIEQRIQVSEQIVHPDYEMVGTVAINDIAVFLLQSSLSLSGNVQAISLPTAGSVPTAGSSAILSGWGSTSSGILPEVPDILQWVEVSIVSNTECAELLGDSELNDDNVCTGPVTGGISACSGDSGGPLAQDGTLIGVVSWGIIPCGSVGAPSVFTRVSAFTDFVSQYV; this is translated from the exons ATGATGAGGCAGACCGTGCTCGTGCTGGCGCTCGCAGCCTGCGTTCTTG CGGCTGAGCTGCCCATCCGCCGTCTCCCACACAGCGGGCCCCACAGGAGGTTCGGCCTGAAGCACGGCCGCATCGTCGGTGGTGCAGATGCCACCCTGG GTCAGTTCCCGTACCAGGTGTCGCTGCAGTGGGTGCTGCTGGGCATCGCGTCGCACATGTGCGGCGCCTCCGTCGCCAGCGCCAACGCCCTCGTCACCGCAGGCCACTGCGCAGACCCGCTGTTCGTCGGACACTACGAG GCCGTCGCCGGTATCAACTCCCTGAGCAGTGACTCGTCCATCGAGCAGAGGATCCAGGTCTCCGAGCAGATTGTGCACCCGGACTACGAGATGGTGGG CACTGTCGCCATCAACGACATCGCCGTCTTCCTACTGCAGTCCAGCCTGTCTCTGAGTGGCAACGTGCAGGCCATCTCGCTGCCCACCGCTGGATCCGTCCCCACTG CTGGATCGTCTGCGATCCTGTCAGGCTGGGGTAGCACCAGCTCTGGAATCCTGCCCGAGGTGCCCGACATCCTGCAGTGGGTCGAAGTCAGCATCGTCAGCAACACGGAGTGCGCAGAGCTGCTGGGCGACAGCGAGCTCAACGACGACAACGTCTGCACCGGGCCCGTGACCGGCGGCATCTCCGCCTGCTCG GGAGACTCCGGCGGTCCACTGGCCCAGGACGGCACCCTCATCGGAGTCGTGTCCTGGGGAATCATCCCCTGCGGTTCTGTCGGAGCGCCTTCCGTCTTCACCAGAGTGTCTGCCTTCACAGACTTCGTCAGCCAGTACGTTTAA